The proteins below come from a single Plantactinospora sp. KBS50 genomic window:
- a CDS encoding TerC family protein, with the protein MSAGLWAVTLVVLTAVLIIDLVIIGRRPHEPTIRECTLWVTLYVLLALAFGGGLWLFEGSTPAVEFYTGWLTEYSLSVDNLFVFIIIMGRFAVPRQFQQKVLLIGIVLALVMRGGFIAAGAALISQFSWVFYIFGGFLIYTAVNFLRQGEPDEDEFQENIVIRWSRRALPLSRDFAGGHLMTRENGRRLFTPMLVVMIAIGTTDLIFALDSIPAIFGITEESYLVFAANVFALMGLRQLYFLIGGLLDRLVYLTIGLAVVLGFIGVKLMLEALAENNLPFVNAGRPVQWAPHVPIWLSLCVIIGTLVAATVASMIKSSRDRRRELTGASH; encoded by the coding sequence GTGTCTGCAGGGTTGTGGGCGGTCACCCTCGTCGTGTTGACGGCGGTGCTCATCATCGATCTCGTCATCATCGGCCGCCGACCGCACGAGCCAACGATCCGCGAGTGCACGCTCTGGGTCACCCTCTACGTCCTGCTGGCGCTGGCCTTCGGCGGCGGGCTGTGGCTGTTCGAGGGCTCGACCCCGGCGGTCGAGTTCTACACGGGATGGCTCACCGAGTACAGCCTGTCGGTGGACAACCTGTTCGTCTTCATCATCATCATGGGACGGTTCGCCGTACCCCGGCAGTTCCAGCAGAAGGTGCTGCTGATCGGCATCGTGCTGGCGCTGGTGATGCGCGGCGGGTTCATCGCCGCGGGCGCCGCGCTGATCTCCCAGTTCTCCTGGGTGTTCTACATCTTCGGCGGGTTCCTCATCTACACCGCGGTGAACTTCCTGCGTCAGGGCGAGCCGGACGAGGACGAGTTCCAGGAGAACATCGTGATCCGGTGGAGCCGGCGGGCGCTGCCGCTCAGCCGCGACTTCGCCGGCGGGCACCTGATGACCCGGGAGAACGGGCGGCGGCTGTTCACCCCGATGCTCGTCGTGATGATCGCGATCGGCACCACCGACCTGATCTTCGCCCTGGACTCCATTCCCGCGATCTTCGGGATCACCGAGGAGTCGTACCTGGTCTTCGCCGCGAACGTCTTCGCGCTGATGGGGCTGCGGCAGCTCTACTTCCTGATCGGCGGCCTGCTGGACCGGCTGGTGTACCTCACCATCGGGCTGGCCGTGGTGCTCGGCTTCATCGGCGTGAAGCTGATGCTGGAGGCGCTCGCGGAGAACAACCTGCCGTTCGTCAACGCCGGCCGGCCGGTGCAGTGGGCGCCGCACGTGCCGATCTGGCTCTCGCTCTGCGTGATCATCGGCACGCTGGTGGCGGCCACGGTGGCCAGCATGATCAAGTCGTCCCGGGACCGCCGCCGGGAGCTGACGGGCGCCAGCCACTGA
- a CDS encoding C40 family peptidase — protein sequence MRYIWGGVSTYGIDCSGLVHLAWRRLGVRLPRDADDQAAATTPLELGEERPGDLYLFARPGRKIHHIGIVTARAGSGGPRRMLHACYNLRRVVEEPLPAERNATLVGVHRV from the coding sequence GTGCGGTACATCTGGGGCGGCGTCTCGACGTACGGGATCGACTGCTCCGGGCTGGTGCACCTGGCCTGGCGGCGGCTCGGCGTCCGGCTTCCCCGGGACGCCGACGACCAGGCCGCCGCGACCACCCCGCTGGAACTGGGCGAGGAGCGGCCCGGCGACCTCTACCTGTTCGCCCGGCCCGGCCGCAAGATCCACCACATCGGCATCGTCACCGCGCGGGCCGGCAGCGGTGGGCCGCGGCGGATGCTGCACGCCTGCTACAACCTGCGCCGGGTGGTCGAGGAGCCGCTGCCGGCCGAACGCAACGCGACCCTGGTGGGCGTACACCGGGTCTGA
- a CDS encoding serine hydrolase → MTWADLDEQLAAVPGTISVYAARLDHPPAYARLPDTPHYAASTMKVAVLAALFRAAEAGRLDLDTPVPVGNEFASALPGAPRFSCQRGYDNDEAVWERVGADAPLRWLAERMIVRSSNLATNIVLTHVGQPAVAQVWSLAGARNSVTGRGIEDFAAREAGITNLVTAADLAALLGAVARGAEAAAAAAAEEDDRGTRPDRPVDRPDPASGPSDPPDLPDLPDLPGPLAGRASCAAMLEMLFRQEHREDLAAGLPPHVRVAHKNGWVQGVRHGAGVVFPDDAPPYAVVACTSTDLADEACRLIARISAAVWAARHHLA, encoded by the coding sequence ATGACCTGGGCGGATCTCGACGAGCAGCTGGCGGCCGTGCCCGGCACGATCTCGGTGTACGCCGCACGGCTGGACCACCCGCCCGCCTACGCCCGGCTGCCGGACACCCCGCACTACGCGGCCAGCACCATGAAGGTGGCGGTGCTGGCCGCGCTGTTCCGGGCCGCCGAGGCCGGCCGGCTCGACCTGGACACGCCGGTGCCGGTCGGCAACGAGTTCGCCTCGGCGCTGCCCGGGGCGCCCCGCTTCTCCTGCCAGCGCGGCTACGACAACGACGAGGCGGTGTGGGAGCGGGTCGGCGCCGACGCGCCGCTGCGCTGGCTCGCCGAGCGCATGATCGTCCGGTCCAGCAACCTGGCCACCAACATCGTCCTCACGCACGTCGGCCAGCCGGCTGTGGCCCAGGTGTGGTCCCTGGCCGGCGCCCGCAACAGCGTCACCGGCCGCGGGATCGAGGACTTCGCGGCCCGGGAGGCCGGGATCACCAACCTGGTCACCGCCGCCGACCTGGCGGCCCTGCTCGGGGCGGTGGCGCGCGGCGCCGAAGCCGCAGCCGCAGCCGCAGCCGAGGAGGACGACCGCGGCACGCGGCCGGATCGACCGGTGGACCGGCCGGACCCCGCCAGCGGCCCGTCCGATCCGCCCGACCTACCCGACCTACCCGACCTGCCCGGCCCGCTGGCCGGCCGGGCGAGTTGCGCCGCCATGCTGGAGATGCTGTTCCGCCAGGAGCACCGCGAGGACCTGGCCGCCGGGCTGCCGCCGCACGTCCGCGTCGCGCACAAGAACGGCTGGGTGCAGGGCGTACGGCACGGCGCCGGGGTGGTTTTTCCCGACGACGCGCCCCCGTACGCCGTGGTGGCCTGCACCAGCACCGACCTGGCCGACGAGGCGTGCCGGCTGATCGCCCGGATCTCCGCGGCGGTCTGGGCCGCCCGGCACCACCTGGCCTGA
- a CDS encoding mandelate racemase/muconate lactonizing enzyme family protein — MTITAVRTHRLSAPLHTPFVTALRRTSTVETLVVEIVDADGRSGFGEAPQVWQVTGASIAGAEACVTDQLAPRIAGRDPDDLLARCAEVRRAVAGNEAAKGAVDTALHDLAARRLGVPLVRLLGGTRRRIPTDVTLSAGDAPELATTATRRVADGFTVLKLKVGTDAAGDLDRVRAVRAAVGGAVRIRLDANQGWSPREAVRVIRGIEDAGLDVELVEQPVARRDIEGLAWVSDRVDTPILADEAVFDVPDLVEVIRRRAADMVNVKLAKCGGLSAARTLLELATAQGMGTMVGSMMESQVGLGAAASLVGAYGTSAVSDLDAAWWLAATPVRGGIRYDGPEVVLPDAPGSGITGLAGAGDPAAGQRSTEQT; from the coding sequence ATGACGATCACGGCCGTACGCACCCACCGGCTGTCGGCGCCGCTGCACACCCCGTTCGTCACGGCGCTGCGCCGCACGAGCACGGTGGAGACGCTTGTGGTCGAGATCGTGGACGCCGACGGCCGGTCCGGCTTCGGCGAGGCCCCGCAGGTGTGGCAGGTGACCGGAGCCTCCATCGCCGGCGCCGAGGCGTGCGTGACCGACCAGCTCGCCCCGCGGATCGCCGGCCGCGACCCGGACGACCTGCTGGCCCGCTGCGCCGAGGTGCGGCGCGCGGTCGCCGGAAACGAGGCCGCCAAGGGCGCCGTGGACACCGCGCTGCACGATCTGGCCGCGCGCCGGCTCGGCGTACCGCTGGTCCGGCTGCTCGGCGGCACCCGCCGGCGGATACCGACCGACGTGACCCTGTCCGCCGGCGACGCGCCGGAACTGGCGACCACCGCCACGCGGCGGGTCGCCGACGGCTTCACCGTGCTCAAGCTGAAGGTGGGTACCGACGCCGCGGGGGACCTGGACCGGGTACGCGCCGTCCGGGCGGCCGTGGGCGGTGCCGTCCGGATCCGGCTGGACGCGAACCAGGGCTGGAGCCCCCGCGAGGCGGTCCGGGTGATCCGCGGCATCGAGGACGCCGGGCTGGACGTGGAACTGGTCGAGCAGCCGGTCGCCCGGCGCGACATCGAGGGGCTGGCCTGGGTCAGCGACCGGGTCGACACCCCGATCCTGGCCGACGAGGCCGTCTTCGACGTACCGGACCTGGTCGAGGTGATCCGGCGCCGCGCGGCCGACATGGTCAACGTGAAGCTGGCCAAGTGCGGCGGCCTGAGCGCCGCCCGCACGCTGCTGGAGCTGGCGACCGCGCAGGGCATGGGCACCATGGTCGGCTCGATGATGGAAAGCCAGGTCGGGCTCGGCGCCGCGGCCAGCCTGGTCGGCGCGTACGGCACGAGCGCCGTTTCCGACCTGGACGCGGCGTGGTGGCTGGCCGCCACGCCGGTGCGGGGCGGCATCCGGTACGACGGGCCGGAGGTGGTGCTTCCCGACGCGCCCGGGTCGGGTATCACCGGCCTGGCCGGCGCCGGGGACCCCGCCGCCGGGCAGAGGTCCACCGAACAGACGTGA